Proteins from a genomic interval of Clostridium scatologenes:
- a CDS encoding tyrosine-type recombinase/integrase: protein MKRKKLITSNTLTFEEGFTEFIYSCKARNLREGTIKHYEQGYKSITRYFDKDIPIEDINKATVDNFIIKCKDNPAIGEQSVYTYLRDLKTILRFYMKNGYLKSFDIPLTKVNKTPIETYSELEIKQLLRKPNLKQCSFVEYRDYCIVCMLLSSGIRLRSLINIRIKDIDFENEVAYIQHTKNRKALIIPLNASILKVLKEWIKQRQHKSDDDFLFCNIYGNQIKKSTLIHSIAEYNKSKGIEKTGIHRFRHTFAKQWILNGGNVVTLSKMLGHSGLDITQNYINMLVSDIKREVDKLDIIATYQSEYIKLNHKR, encoded by the coding sequence ATGAAGAGAAAGAAGCTAATTACAAGTAATACACTGACATTTGAAGAAGGTTTTACAGAATTTATTTACAGTTGTAAGGCAAGAAATTTAAGAGAAGGAACAATTAAACATTATGAACAAGGTTACAAGAGTATTACAAGGTATTTTGACAAGGACATTCCAATAGAAGATATAAACAAGGCTACTGTAGATAATTTTATTATAAAGTGCAAGGATAATCCTGCTATTGGTGAACAGTCAGTATATACTTACTTGCGAGATTTAAAAACTATATTGCGATTTTATATGAAGAATGGCTATTTAAAAAGCTTTGATATTCCACTAACTAAGGTTAATAAAACACCAATTGAAACTTATTCAGAATTAGAGATAAAGCAGTTATTAAGGAAACCTAATCTTAAACAATGTAGTTTTGTTGAATACAGGGATTATTGCATTGTATGTATGTTATTAAGTAGTGGTATTAGATTGAGAAGCCTTATTAACATTAGAATTAAGGATATAGACTTTGAAAATGAAGTAGCATATATTCAGCACACAAAGAACAGAAAGGCTCTTATAATTCCGTTAAATGCGTCAATATTAAAGGTACTGAAAGAATGGATTAAGCAAAGACAGCATAAGAGTGATGATGATTTTTTATTCTGTAATATTTATGGAAACCAGATTAAGAAAAGCACGCTAATACATAGTATAGCAGAATACAATAAAAGCAAAGGAATAGAAAAGACTGGTATTCACCGTTTTAGACACACATTCGCAAAGCAGTGGATACTGAATGGTGGCAATGTTGTAACGCTGTCAAAGATGTTAGGACACAGTGGTTTAGATATAACGCAGAATTACATTAATATGCTGGTATCTGATATAAAGAGGGAAGTTGATAAGCTGGACATAATAGCAACATATCAAAGTGAATACATTAAGTTAAACCACAAAAGATAA
- a CDS encoding recombinase family protein has translation MKKVGYARVSTIDQNLDRQIVALTEEGCEVIYQEKVTGTKKDRPELQKMLSELQAGDIVVVKELTRVSRSTQDMLELVQQITDKGCYIKSLNESWLDTSSPAGELMLTIFAGMAQFERRLMLQRCEEGRAVAVAKGVKMGRPKTGGKPMDFAIELYKSQAMSIRKICENTGVAKATLCRRLKELGLSAQ, from the coding sequence ATGAAGAAAGTTGGCTATGCAAGAGTTAGTACGATAGACCAGAATTTAGACAGACAGATTGTGGCACTTACAGAAGAAGGTTGCGAAGTTATATATCAGGAAAAAGTTACAGGTACTAAGAAGGACAGACCTGAGTTACAGAAAATGCTCAGTGAATTACAAGCTGGAGACATCGTAGTAGTAAAAGAACTAACAAGAGTGTCCAGAAGCACACAAGATATGCTTGAATTAGTACAGCAAATAACTGATAAAGGCTGTTACATAAAAAGCCTTAATGAAAGTTGGTTAGATACTTCAAGCCCTGCTGGTGAACTAATGTTAACTATCTTTGCAGGAATGGCTCAATTTGAAAGAAGATTGATGTTACAAAGATGTGAGGAAGGTAGAGCAGTGGCAGTGGCGAAGGGTGTTAAAATGGGTAGACCTAAAACTGGTGGAAAACCTATGGACTTTGCAATAGAGCTGTATAAATCTCAGGCAATGAGCATAAGAAAGATATGTGAAAATACAGGGGTGGCAAAAGCCACGCTGTGTAGAAGGTTAAAAGAACTGGGATTGTCTGCTCAATAG
- a CDS encoding DUF3888 domain-containing protein, protein MRRTFINSLSLFILLTLITYNSTTIVNASNLFAITEEVSYNKEDRFNNHYKYLGMEEQLSKERVSELIVMNLLFPYMVKSVTDYYGGFVPFQLNYPTTKLLEADWKTDLPRAYFVVKIQIHPFLGAHYSVGIDNFTFRIDMDNKITLEKFEHIKSFKIPDYVKKQHLELKLE, encoded by the coding sequence ATGAGGAGAACTTTTATAAATTCACTATCTCTTTTCATACTGTTAACCTTAATAACTTATAATAGTACTACGATAGTAAACGCAAGCAATCTTTTTGCTATAACTGAAGAAGTTAGTTATAATAAAGAAGATAGATTTAACAATCACTATAAATATTTAGGTATGGAAGAACAGCTTTCAAAAGAGAGAGTTTCTGAACTGATAGTTATGAATTTGTTATTCCCTTATATGGTAAAGTCTGTTACAGATTATTATGGAGGATTTGTTCCATTTCAATTGAACTATCCTACTACAAAACTATTAGAAGCCGATTGGAAAACAGATTTACCAAGAGCATATTTTGTTGTCAAAATTCAGATACATCCTTTTCTTGGGGCACACTATAGTGTTGGTATAGACAATTTTACATTTAGAATAGACATGGATAATAAGATTACTCTTGAAAAATTTGAACATATTAAAAGTTTTAAAATACCAGACTATGTAAAAAAACAGCATTTAGAACTAAAGTTAGAATAG
- a CDS encoding DUF3888 domain-containing protein, with amino-acid sequence MKKIAFVLCFLISIINIPFSCYAYENIDKILFISQPYKSPEQSREKLYQDIFISLLMPEIQKSVDDYYKEFFTDTPLVAPYDITILKAERPNGYRTFVFLLKIEIYPYIGAHNTVGIDHITIRTDGSGNVKVEKFEHIESSYLPSDYHNILKKKYGENTVLGS; translated from the coding sequence TTGAAGAAAATTGCTTTTGTGCTTTGTTTTTTAATATCAATAATAAACATACCATTTTCTTGCTATGCATATGAAAACATAGACAAAATTTTATTTATTAGCCAACCATATAAATCACCAGAACAATCAAGAGAAAAATTATACCAAGATATATTTATTTCACTCCTTATGCCAGAAATTCAAAAGTCTGTAGATGACTATTACAAGGAATTTTTTACTGATACACCATTAGTAGCACCCTACGATATTACTATATTAAAAGCTGAAAGACCTAATGGATATAGAACTTTTGTTTTTCTATTAAAAATTGAAATTTATCCTTACATTGGAGCACATAATACCGTAGGAATTGACCATATTACTATTAGGACTGATGGGTCTGGCAATGTTAAGGTAGAGAAATTTGAGCATATAGAAAGTTCCTACTTACCATCAGACTATCATAATATATTGAAGAAAAAATATGGTGAAAATACTGTATTAGGGAGTTAA